A stretch of the Staphylococcus sp. NRL 16/872 genome encodes the following:
- the comGC gene encoding competence type IV pilus major pilin ComGC encodes MKNYVKKLKSLKAFTLIEMLLVLLIISVLLILIIPNIAKQTAHIQSTGCDAQVKMVNSQIEAFTLKNNRAPSSIDELVKDGYIKEGQKSCKSGETITINNGEAVAS; translated from the coding sequence ATGAAAAATTATGTAAAAAAATTAAAAAGTTTAAAAGCATTTACGCTTATCGAAATGTTGCTTGTTTTACTCATTATCAGCGTGTTACTAATTTTAATCATTCCTAATATTGCTAAACAAACAGCGCATATTCAATCTACGGGTTGCGATGCACAAGTAAAGATGGTAAATAGCCAAATTGAAGCCTTCACACTTAAAAATAATAGAGCACCTAGCAGTATTGATGAATTAGTTAAAGATGGTTACATCAAAGAAGGACAAAAATCTTGTAAATCAGGAGAAACTATTACTATTAATAATGGTGAAGCTGTTGCAAGTTAA
- the comGD gene encoding competence type IV pilus minor pilin ComGD, whose translation MKLLQVKLFNGFTMIESLLTLLILVILLNISLTNSKGNKFSIINDELCLNQLITQLDYFKSKAIGDKQSITLILTKNSSNISVVEEKGSHYKFKIKNGKIKSISKIKKITFNKEGEINNFGSFVIEINRRFYKVIFHIEKGRIRYVSV comes from the coding sequence GTGAAGCTGTTGCAAGTTAAACTATTTAATGGTTTTACTATGATAGAAAGTCTATTAACTCTATTAATACTAGTTATTCTATTAAATATAAGTTTAACAAATTCTAAAGGAAATAAGTTTTCAATTATCAATGATGAATTATGTTTAAATCAACTTATAACTCAATTAGACTATTTTAAATCTAAAGCTATAGGCGACAAACAATCTATTACGCTAATTTTAACGAAAAATTCTTCAAATATAAGTGTGGTGGAAGAAAAAGGATCTCATTATAAATTCAAAATTAAAAATGGCAAAATCAAATCTATTTCTAAAATAAAAAAAATAACATTTAATAAAGAGGGGGAAATAAATAATTTTGGCTCATTTGTAATAGAGATAAACAGACGATTTTACAAAGTAATTTTCCATATTGAAAAAGGAAGAATAAGATATGTATCGGTTTAA
- a CDS encoding shikimate kinase — MHMDDKKLPIIFIGFMGTGKSTIGDFLSLEQKLTFVDLDSYIEIKENKSIPEIFNQIGESGFRQLEYKYLKQCMSKYDVISTGGGIIENDDSLKFLKQIKHVIWLDCSIDTVYRRILNDPHRPNAKNKTKKQLKNLYLSRISRYNEIAFMKVNSEKTIKEIYDFIINHLSCG, encoded by the coding sequence ATTCACATGGATGATAAAAAATTACCTATTATATTTATTGGCTTTATGGGAACTGGTAAAAGTACAATAGGCGATTTCCTGTCACTAGAACAGAAATTAACGTTTGTCGATTTAGATTCTTATATTGAAATAAAAGAAAACAAATCTATTCCTGAAATTTTCAACCAGATTGGGGAAAGTGGTTTTAGACAATTAGAATACAAATATTTAAAACAATGCATGTCGAAATATGACGTTATTTCTACTGGTGGGGGCATAATTGAAAATGATGATTCTTTAAAATTTTTAAAACAAATAAAGCATGTTATATGGTTAGATTGCTCTATTGACACTGTTTATCGACGAATCTTAAATGATCCTCATAGACCTAATGCTAAAAATAAAACTAAAAAACAATTAAAAAACTTGTATTTATCAAGGATTTCAAGATATAATGAAATCGCATTCATGAAAGTGAATAGTGAAAAAACAATCAAAGAAATTTATGATTTTATCATAAATCATCTATCTTGCGGTTGA